The DNA segment GCTCGTTCTCGACGCTCCGCCGCGTTCGGCCGTGTCGCTCGTCAATCCCCCGTCGACGCCGGAGCTCTCGCGCCTCGCCGTCTCTCCCTGGACGGCGAGGCGGGAAGGCGCGGCGGGATGGCGCCTGGAGCGGGTCGAAACGTGGGCCTCCTTCGTGCCCGGATCGTCCCCGTCGCTCCGCTGGCGATACGCGATCCGCGCGGCCGGTTCGCCGGCCGCGTCGGGCGAGCTCGCGACGCCGCCGGTCGCCGTCGCGTCGGTCCTTCCGAAAGGAGGCGCTTCGCCGGAAGCCGCGCCGCTCCGCGCCCCCGTGACGCGGCCCTACGTGCCCTGGCAGATCCCCGCGGCGCTCCTCCTCGCCGCCGCCGTCGCGGCCCTCTTCGCGATCTTCTTCCGCCGGCGCCGCGCCGCGCCGTCGCGCGTCCGGAACGCGGACGAGATCTTCGACGGCGAGCTCGACCTGCTCGAGAGCTCGCTCGCCCGCTCCGTCCCGGAAGACACGTTCTACGACTGGCTCGCGGAGATCACGCGGTGGTACCTCGAACAGAAGCTCGCGTTCCCGGCGACCCGCCTGACGTCGGCGGAGATCGCTTCCCGGCTTCGCGCGACGGAGGCTCCCGGCTCCGCCGACGATGCGGGCAACGTCTTTTCCGTCTGCGACGGGATCCGGTTCGCCCGGCGCGAGCACCGGCGCGATCTCGCGCAGGAGGCGATCGCGGCGGCGCGCCGCGCCGCCGCGGCCATCCGCGCGGCGGAACACCCCGAGCCGGAACGGAGGAGCGCATGATCGGGTTCGCGCGCCCGGGCGTCCTCGCGCTCCTCGCGCTGCCGATCCTCCTCGCCGTCCTTCGCCGGCGCGCGCGCGGCGCCTCGGCGATCGACGTCCCGGCCGCCGCGGCGGCGCGCCCGACCCCCGCGGCGCGGATGGCGGGGCTTCCCTCCCTCCTGACCGGACTCGGCCTCGCGAGCGCGATCGTGGCTCTCGCCGGGCCGAGGCGCCCCGTCCGCCGGGCGATCTCCAGCGCCCCCTCGACCGCGATCGCGGTCGCGCTCGACGTCTCGGGGTCGATGGCGGCGGAAGACTTCCAGCCGAAGAACCGCCTCGACGTCGCGCGCGGCGTCGTGGCCGAATTCGTGCGCGGCCGTCCCGACGACCCGATCGCGCTGCTCGCCTTCGCCGGCAACGCCCGGACCATCTGTCCCGCGACCGAGGATCACGACGCCTTGCTCGCTCTCCTCGCTCCCCTCGACGGCTCGAAGTTCGCCGACGGTACGGCGATCGGGAACGCGATCGCGACCGGCGTCGCCCGCCTCAAGGCCCTCCCCGCGAAGAGCCGGGTGCTCGTCCTCGTCACCGACGGGGGAAACAATGCCGGCCAGATCGATCCCGACACCGCCGCGGGGATGGCGGCCGCTTACGGAATCCGGGTTCACGCCGTCGCGGTGGGAAAGGGGGGCCGCGTTCCGATCCCCGTCAGCGTGCGCGATCCCGAGACGGGACGGGTCGTGAAGCGGCGGATCGAGGCGAACGTCGAGGTGGACGAACCGCTCCTCCAGAGGATCGCCAGGACCACGGGAGGCCGGTTCTTCCGGGCGACGGACGCCCGCGCTCTCCGCGACATCTTCTCGGCGATCGACTCGCTGGAGAAGAGCCCCGCGCCGCGCCGGTGGGAGGTTTCGTGGAAGGACCTGTCGAAGGCGCCGACGCTCGCCGCGGCGGCGCTCCTTCTCGCCGGAATCGCCCTCGGCTCGGGCCCCCTCCGGATCGAAACGGAGGCGGCGTGATCTGGGCGGAGCCGCGGTGGCTCTGGGGAATCGCCGCCGCGGTCCTCGTCGCGGCCGGAGCGGACGCCGCGCGGAGCCGGGCACTCCGTACGGTCCGGCGGCTCGACCCGGCCTTCCGCCCGCGGCCGCGATGGCGGGTCCTCCTTCCGGCGGCGGGAACGGCGCTCCTGGCCGCCGCGCTCGCGCGCCCGCAGTGGGGTTTCCGCGCCGTGCCGTCCGCCTCTCCGGAGACCGACGTCGCGCTCCTGCTCGATACCTCGGGATCGATGCTCGCGCGCGACGCCGCGCCGGACCGGTTCGGCGCCGCGCGCCTCTTCGCGCGCGATCTCCTCCGCCGCCTGGCGGAGACGGCGCGGGTGGCGGTCGTCCGCGTCGAGGGAGACGGGGAGGTGGTCTGTCCGCTGACGCTCGACCGGGCCGCCGCGGAGAATGCGCTCGAAGAGCTCTCGACCCGCGGCGCCGCCGCGCCCGGGTCGGATCTCGGCCGCGGCATGCGCACCGCTCTCGCGCTCCTGTCCGCGCGTCCGTCCCGCGTTCGCGGGATCGTGCTCCTCTCCGACGGCGAGGACCTCGACGCCGGACTCCGGGAGGCGGCGGCGGAGTGCCGGCGCCGCGGCATCGCCGTCTCGGCGGTCTCGGTGGGAACCGAAGCGGGAGCGGCCGTGCCGTCGCGAACCGGCGGGATCCTGACGGAGGACGGCTCGCCGGTCGTCTCTCGCGCCCACCCCGGCGACCTCGCCGCGCTCGCTCGCGACTCCGGCGGCAAGTTCGTCCTCGCCGGCGATCCCTCCGGCGCCGCCGCGCTCGCGGCCTCGTTCGCGGGCGGGACCGCCGCGGGCGGCGGGGGCGCGCCCGTGCGGGAGCCGATCTCCCGGGGCGCCTGGCCTCTGGCTGGGGCGGTCGCCGCGTGGGCCGGGTGGTGGACGCCCCGCCGGGAGGCGGAATCGTGAGGTCCGCCGTCGTGGCCGTTTCGCTCGCGTCGGCGTTCTCGATCTTTTCTCCCGCGCGCCGCGAAGCGAAGGAAGGAACCGCCGCCTATCGCAACCGGAAGTACGAGGATTCCGCGCGCCGATTCGGCGAAGCGGCGCGGCGGGATCCGAAGGACCCCGCCTGGGCCTTCGATCTCGGCACCGCGCTGGGCGCCGCCGGCAAGCGCGACGAGGCGCGCGCTCCGCTCGCCGGCGCC comes from the Thermoanaerobaculia bacterium genome and includes:
- a CDS encoding VWA domain-containing protein gives rise to the protein MIGFARPGVLALLALPILLAVLRRRARGASAIDVPAAAAARPTPAARMAGLPSLLTGLGLASAIVALAGPRRPVRRAISSAPSTAIAVALDVSGSMAAEDFQPKNRLDVARGVVAEFVRGRPDDPIALLAFAGNARTICPATEDHDALLALLAPLDGSKFADGTAIGNAIATGVARLKALPAKSRVLVLVTDGGNNAGQIDPDTAAGMAAAYGIRVHAVAVGKGGRVPIPVSVRDPETGRVVKRRIEANVEVDEPLLQRIARTTGGRFFRATDARALRDIFSAIDSLEKSPAPRRWEVSWKDLSKAPTLAAAALLLAGIALGSGPLRIETEAA
- a CDS encoding vWA domain-containing protein — protein: MIWAEPRWLWGIAAAVLVAAGADAARSRALRTVRRLDPAFRPRPRWRVLLPAAGTALLAAALARPQWGFRAVPSASPETDVALLLDTSGSMLARDAAPDRFGAARLFARDLLRRLAETARVAVVRVEGDGEVVCPLTLDRAAAENALEELSTRGAAAPGSDLGRGMRTALALLSARPSRVRGIVLLSDGEDLDAGLREAAAECRRRGIAVSAVSVGTEAGAAVPSRTGGILTEDGSPVVSRAHPGDLAALARDSGGKFVLAGDPSGAAALAASFAGGTAAGGGGAPVREPISRGAWPLAGAVAAWAGWWTPRREAES